A genome region from Methanococcoides burtonii DSM 6242 includes the following:
- a CDS encoding winged helix-turn-helix transcriptional regulator produces MSFNELEKTVGVYPDTLNKRLKEMLKYGLIEPIVDVVDGKNRVKHRLTAKGQQLIPTLKEFIKLAEELESAIFSP; encoded by the coding sequence ATGTCGTTCAATGAACTTGAAAAAACTGTGGGCGTTTATCCTGACACCCTCAACAAGCGGTTAAAAGAAATGCTCAAATACGGTCTGATCGAACCGATCGTGGATGTTGTTGATGGAAAAAATCGGGTCAAACATCGATTGACGGCAAAAGGTCAACAACTTATACCCACACTTAAGGAATTTATTAAACTTGCCGAGGAACTTGAATCCGCAATTTTTTCACCATGA
- a CDS encoding Fic family protein gives MSTKSYIKGGHLLYNVYIEKRKQGHNTKYYLTHSYKIRGKTRKIRRYLGLNLNEADISTLRKDAEESILKELDSPKNLLKFSLTRKEILKLNEYDSDIQIAHLDPLQWKTFTETFVYNTNAIEGSTISPDEVHDILKNNAKARTDDELESIGVAEAVDYIRNTDEKLSISLILELHEMCFRESKDFAGKLRDVEVIIRDGRGNIVHQGIPSTEIERELNELTAWYNENREEIKPLLLAAILHNQFEYIHPFEDGNGRVGRLLLNYALLQKDYPPINILLEDRSKYYECLRLYSQENNLESTLGFLISQYSKWPDG, from the coding sequence GTGTCCACCAAAAGCTACATCAAAGGTGGACACCTATTATATAATGTGTATATCGAGAAGCGAAAACAGGGACACAATACAAAGTACTACCTCACCCATTCCTACAAAATCAGGGGAAAAACAAGGAAGATTCGCCGCTACCTTGGCCTGAACCTGAATGAAGCGGATATCAGCACACTCAGGAAGGATGCGGAAGAATCCATTCTTAAGGAACTGGATTCCCCGAAAAACCTGCTTAAATTCTCACTTACCAGAAAGGAAATCCTGAAGCTGAACGAATACGACAGTGATATTCAGATTGCTCACCTGGACCCGCTGCAATGGAAAACGTTCACCGAAACTTTTGTTTACAACACAAACGCAATCGAAGGTTCCACGATCTCCCCCGATGAAGTTCACGACATCCTTAAAAACAATGCAAAAGCCCGTACAGACGATGAACTAGAATCAATCGGAGTTGCAGAAGCTGTAGATTACATCAGGAACACGGATGAAAAATTATCCATTTCACTTATACTGGAACTCCATGAAATGTGTTTCAGGGAAAGCAAAGATTTCGCAGGCAAACTCAGGGATGTGGAAGTTATCATACGGGACGGACGGGGAAATATTGTACATCAGGGAATCCCAAGCACTGAAATTGAAAGGGAACTCAACGAACTAACCGCCTGGTACAATGAAAACCGGGAAGAAATAAAACCACTTCTGCTTGCGGCAATACTGCATAACCAGTTTGAATACATCCATCCCTTTGAAGACGGCAACGGCAGGGTCGGAAGGCTGTTATTGAACTATGCCCTGCTGCAAAAGGACTATCCTCCGATAAACATACTTCTCGAGGACAGGAGCAAATATTATGAGTGCCTCCGGTTGTACTCACAGGAAAATAACCTGGAAAGCACGCTTGGGTTTTTGATCAGCCAGTATTCCAAATGGCCGGATGGGTGA